The Phoenix dactylifera cultivar Barhee BC4 unplaced genomic scaffold, palm_55x_up_171113_PBpolish2nd_filt_p 000139F, whole genome shotgun sequence nucleotide sequence AGACTCCAATTCTTACAGTCAGCAACTGACCCAACAATATTAATCCCGTTGCACCATAAGCCGATGGAGAATGTAATCAGCTTGAGTCCCCTCAACATAAAGCAACACAGAGTCCATGTGACAGTGCCATTAGTCATATGGTTATTTCCGGTTCATGTAAGCTAGTAGGGACATGCAATGGCTTGCTCTGTTTCACTTCCTCTGACCAAGAGGAGTCTATATACGTATGCAATCCTATCACCAGAGAACTTATCGCTCTACCAAAACCGACTAGAATTGCACCTCCTGAATCGAGCATGTTGATATACGGGTTTGGGTTTGATTATTTGACAAAGAAATATAAGGTTGTTTGGGTATTCTATCCAACAAATTCCAGATTCAGGAATTCCAGATTTTGTGTGACAGCCGAGGTGTACACCCTGGCTGCAACCAGTTCTTGGAAAGCAGTCCAGGGTTTCAATCACCCTCCCTACGGCCATCCAGTATTCGCTAATGGATCTGTACATTGGCTGGTTCATCCTTTGCTTTCACATAAGTATGAGAGAATTATATCATTTGAAATAGGCAAGGATGAGTTTAATGTTACACCACACCCCAAATATTCTTCAAATATCAGCATAGGTGAGCTGGGTGGCTGTTTATCTGTAGTACCAGATATTGAGTACAACCATGTAAAGGTGTGGATGCTGAAGGATGACTCTTGAGAACCGCTGGGAAAAGGAGTACATCTTCCCTGTATATAGGCCCTATCCCAGTACGAGATTTATAAGGCTGATATCCATCTATGAGCTCAATGGGGTGCTGTTTGTTTGGCTTCAGGATGGTTTTAACTCATATGATTGTACGACAAAGTGTCAAAATACACTGAACATATCAGGGTTTTCCTACATGGTTGGATTGGGAGGTTTGCAGTAGTTACAGGGGAAGTTTGGTGCCTCTGGGGGCTTATTGTGACAACAAAGATGGTGAGAAGGATGCTGCTTATTTTGTTAGCGACAAAAAATTTACTCCAGACCAGTGTGCTCTGGTTTGTGAGCAGGAGGTTGTTGTTAGGTTTAATGACCTACCGTTTCACAAAGAATAGCATGTTGTTGGTTTAAGttagctcttcttcttcttcttcttcgtgttATGTGACTGCAAGACCTGGTTATTGGTTTCTGAAAGTACATCATTGAATGCTCGAGAAATTAGTTCCCCTATGTGCTTTCTTTTTTAGTTATAACATTCTCCATATgtttcaaatattcaatcatGCATAGTTTACCATATTTGGTATATTGTTTAAGTTATTCTTAGACtcgacaatttttttttttttgataaactttTCATCATATGATCTCTCCATTATTTGCTTTATCTTTGATGCTGTCGAGTTTTTTACATTACATAAATTTAAAGTTTTAGCTATTGACTCATTTTGAGGAGGCGATCAGCTGATGCTCTGGTCCTAGAGCTGTAAACAGTTATTATTTTGAGAAAGAACAATTCAACTTATTATTATCTAACAGGGTACGACCTCGATAAAATTAGTGATTCAAAAGACATTTGCGACAAAGCTGGAGATCAATCTAAGGTGGTGGACAAATAATATGAGAATATCGACAAATTATGAGGATTCTTGCTGTTGTTGTTCCAGAGTTCGTCATTAACTTATTTGCAAGGAAGTACTAGGGTTGTGAAGCAACAGATCCTGGCAATTATCATATGAGAGTTGGAAGTAAAATATGAGGGAACATTAAGCTTATTCTTATATCACATTTCAACAGTTTGGTCGGAAACCAACTACTGAAGAATATGTCCAATGGTAACAAATCCTGCCAACGTTTTAATCAACAAAGCTCCATCCTCTGTCAGTTTTCTTATAGTTGAATGCTATAATAAATCTTGTCAATCATATTACTAGGTGCAAAAtgcacaccaaaaaaaaagtatttgttTCTTCAAGAATAATGGATTGTAAATGGGCTTCTAATTGTAGTATTCTTCATCGTATTGTATTTGTTtctaaataaaagaaagaaggttTTGCTGGTGCCTTTAAACCAAGGACATAGAAGGCATTCTCCATTGTACTGTATTCTATATAATATATGTATTGCATTCTCCATTGGATTTTATTCATTCATGCAAATCCATGACTAGGGCAAGAATTAACAAGTGCAAGATAGGTCAGATCGCTATATACATCAGAAATTGCAGAATCCAATAAACAATCCAATAACAAGTAACAAATCTTGCAGTCAGGTAGTTTTCATGCTCATCCATCTCTACTTCAGGCGGTACTTGGAGATATACAGGTATGCTTATAAAAGTAATGCTTATTGATATTTACTTTCCATGGCTTTCTCTATCAGCAAGCTTTTCTGTCTCCGTAATGGGCTCCAGTAGCATTTCTACCTCGTGCTTCAGTTCATCCACCTGCATGATGCCATAAATTTAAGCATTTATCCTCATCACTTTGTCCAAACTAACCATGCGAAAGAccactttttaatctttctcatGGTGTTTACTAACTTTTATGAATTCATATACAGGACATTTTTTTTGAGGGAAATTACGGGCAAATCTTGATTAAATTTCTTTCAAACACTGCATCAAGTAAGAAGAATAACTTGGTAATTTTGCACCCCATCACAATATCGATTATCAAAAGCCTATGTGCCATGACATAATTTGGAAATATGGAATGATGAAATATCCACAGATTGGAGGACAAGAGAAGCAGAAACGGATGAGTatcaacttttcttttttttcttttttgaagggAGATGGAGTATCGACTTAGAGGTCGCTTTAACTAATAAACTAGTTGCGGTTTGTTACTTCTCCATTACTACAACTAGTTGCTTGAGCTTGCACCTCAAGCAAATTTACCAAGGGCAGAAGATGCTTTAGCAGAAAAACCTCCATCCTGGTTTATTTAAGTTATGAAGGCTTGAAAGAACGCTGAGAAGTCTCAATTTAATTAGCTGCGAAAGCAACTAATCTTTGAGCAAAAGCAGATTCATCTCAtatgttgtccattttaattaaatattgttTCTCCTCCTCAACTAAATGATCTCCATTAGGTACTTAACAAAATGCCTCGTCTTAGTAGAGCAGTGGAAGGGAAGGATTAATTAGAGGCTCATAGGAGAATAAACCTTGTGGATGATGTCCTTTGCAAGATGAGCCTCCTCTGCTGCCTCTTTCGCCGCATGCTCGACTTGAAGAGCTGCATTTTTAAGCTTTCCATCGTAAGGTAATCGATCTGCTACTTCTGATGATACCTTTTCAGTGACTGTTGCCACCTTTTCCACAATCTCCGCTGCATTTTCTACTACATCTGCTACCATCTCCACCTCCCCTGATAGAGAACCAGATCCTCATGTGAGCTATATGATTGCTCTGTGACACATAAACAAACTGAAATCAATTGGATTTTATACGATCACCTTCTAATCTTAATAGAGTCATCCATTTGTTCTGCCAAAAGGGTAGTATCAGAGCTAGTAGAGACCCCAAAGCCCATCTTGCCCTGCAACAACAAGAGAGCTACCTCAGGCTTAGCAGAAGAACTTAGCAGCACTGAGAATAATTAATGTATACGAGAAGTTGGAGTTTAGTTGATTATTGCCAAGAGAAAGGTGATCGAGGTGCAGTTGAGGCCCGAAATGTTTTCTGAGCAACGTTCTCGATGCTAATCTCCCTGCACGGCAACAAAGAACGAAAGGAAAAAAGATCGGTAGCATTCAAAATTTTGGACTGGTAAAAATCTCAGGTCAAGTGATTGACCTTGAACTAGATTGGTGCCATCCACTCAACTGAATCGAGTTGGGCCGGACTCAGTTTTGTTCAATTGGGAGTATATTTGGTTTCGTGATGCAGTCCAATGATTGGACCCATAGATGTTCATCATGCAGATCTAAATATGAAACTGATAATGGCATTATTGCTTTGTTATATGTAGGGGATCAGCAATCAGCATGAGCTGAACCATTTGTTGAATAATTCAATATTAGAGAAATTATTTCTGGACCTCAAACATACTCTAATTCCACATTGATGCATAGTTATCGACTTGCGATCATAAGAATTGtaggaaaaaaaaggacaatGCCCAAGCTCACTTGGAATTTAGGAGAGTTGAAtcagaaaaaatataataaatagcaGTAGTAAAATACTTATGATGAGAATTTTACGTCTTAGACTTGGGTCTGGCATGTTGATCTCCGGAGCAATTGCGCCTTTGATCCACTATACCCATCCGTCGAAGGCGAGACAAGTGCGTAGGATCATGCGAGTAAGATCTATGGTGATGAAGAAGATGAGCATTATGGCGGCAGTAGGAAGCCAAAGACCTAACTAGGAACATCTTTGGTGAGATGATTTGTCAATGATCCCTATGTATGAAGATTTGCAATCTTCAGAGATTCTTAAATGGGTCATTCACAAGAAGAGAGTAGTTGTTCTTTAAAATGTTTTAATGGGACTTGGTTCATTAGAGATGTCTTCACTATGTTTTGCGTGCTTGGAGACGCAAAAAAGTTAGAATGTCCCTACCACGCTACTCTTGGGGCGTTTGGCGTGATGGCAAGAGTGAGGTGGTGAGTTAAGCTAAGTCACTGGAAGGGAAAGGAGTACGGGTTGGTTATTTTAGAGCCTTGCAAGGAATAAGACTTGTGATGGATGAGACATGCTCTCCGGGGGCGGTTTTCATGCTTGGAGCCTTGGACGCTGACATTCAATTACACCCAAACCCGGACTTTCTCACTTGCAGGTCGGACCAACATGGATTTGTATAATTGTATTGAACGGGGTGTGAGAATTATGTGCCGTGTCCACCTAGGAGATTGAACGCAGGCCACAAATGGACACCTTCAATGAGGAGCGGAACCCTCATGGATTCTTCTAATTAGGGTAAAACCCTCGACATATATAAGATAAGATATATAAAAACGTAAGTAATGCTGAAGATCTGCTGCTGCAGGGAAACATCCTCAAGTAGACCTTTTAACCATATATAGTTTTTGTTTTTGACCACACGCTAGAACTATAAGAGTCAAACCTTGTCTAAAAGGATTTGGATCACAACATGGATACCATTGCGCGTTTCCTCCTAACAAGAACCGTTTCTTCAATGAGCAAGAATGTTGTTCAAAGCACTattagtgatttttttttggtttgcttAGACGGGTGAGTTAGACTATATGAGTacagatacacccaataaaattagaaaacaatacATCACGAAATGCCCTAGACAACTCAACTTTCCGAGTCCACAATATCCCGCCAGAGTGATTGGCCATGTGCGTGGCCACCTAGTCTGCAGCGCCATTGGCTTCCCTAAAAATGTGCTTGTCCTGTAACGCTACCCCATCCCGGACCATCGACCAGATATCCCAAAGTAGGGGGACTATCCGTATTTTTCCCTTGacccaaagaaaaggaaaattttttttcctttattagttgtgtaattttttctttcttatagaTTTCGTCACACCCAAATTCTTAGctttcatttttgttttttagaGGTTAAGTTTAATGTCCAAAACTTGATTATCTACCTTTTCACAACTAATAAACGGGACTATCcatatttttcagaaaatatCACTTAGGGTTGGAAATGGGCTTGAGCTGACCTGAGATCTGTTGGGTCATGTCAGCTTCATGTGGGGCTTTGAGCATGGACAAAATGTTTGGGCTCGGATTATAGTGCCCCTCCCGAGCAAAACTTAAAGCCCAACTTAGAGTCGTGCTTGGCCAAGCTTGCCCATAAACCTAGCCCTAATCTACTATACTTTTCACCTGCCCCCCAACCCCTCCGCACTGTCATATTGTCTCTCGATCCTACTCTGACGCTCTCGATATCTAAgcctgacttttttttttggtacaacgacgCCTCACACCCAACGGATATGAATGCAGCCAACAAAGTAAGAAAACAAAAGACTACAAAGTGGCTCTGGCGCAGACACGTAGGTCCACCCAGATAAAACCCCCCGAGTGATGACCAGAAAAGGAGGCAACCCAGTCAGTACACAGTTTGCCTCCCGATAAACATATGTGGCCAGGTAGGAGCCACACTCCCCCAGCAGCGGCGAATGTGTGAAGTAAAGGCCTCTCCTTAGCCGCGCACCCCCGTCCCTAGACCCACTCGATCATTGTAGTCGAGTCGTCCTCCAGGAGGATGCAATCCGCGCCCATCACCCGTCTCGCATAGGTGATGCCCTTCTATGCTGCTCAGAGCTCGCCGCTATGCTTGATTTTTGCTATGCCCTCTCTAAGGTTGAAAACGAGCTCGAGCACTGATGGTTTTGGGTCGAGTTCTAGGACTTGGTGCCTGAGAGAAGGATCTGGTTGAGTTCAAGTTCACGTGAGAGCCCAAATAAGAAATAGGGCCGACACGACCCCGGCCCGAAGCTTACCTAATGGCCTGACTTGGCCGGCCCACCTCCTCATCTCCTAACCCTTCCACTCTGTGCACATTCTCTTCCtctctgcctctctctctctctctctttcataaaactccctctctctctctctctttctcttgctcgatctcctctctcttccctcTTTCCCTCGCAGcaccccctcctctctctctctccaagtgcccactcctctctcctctccctctctctggatctttcttcttctcctctcccaCTCCCACTCCCTCTCTCCATCTCTCTTGATCTTTGTATCTCCCTCTCTCGGATCttcatctttctcttctctctcctctctttatctctctctctctctctctctctctccccccccccccccccccctcccctcccctctctaCTTGTCTCTTGTTTAGTCGTTATGCACGACGGGCAGAGGGCGTAGCAACGAGCGTCGAGCGATGGCAACTTTTATTTAATAAACGAGGTTAGAGTTGGCACAGGCGTAGCCAAACCTTTCGGCTAAATCGAGCTCATTTGAGCTTGTAGTCACGTTCGTGGCGGGCTTGGATTGAGTTCATGCTGGGGCCTGGTAAAAAATTTTCGGGCCCATTCTAGCCCAAAAACCAAATATGTTTATGGCTCATTTGGGCTTTCGACAAGAGACTGGCCAAGGCCCGAAAATTTCGGTCTAAAGCTTGGCCAAGCCTTCCTTATTTTTTTTCGGCGGTGCGGGAACAAAGTTTGGAGCCAAACAAAAGCTAGGGCAAAAGCAGCGGCGATCACCATGCGATTAATAGCTGAAAGAAACTCATTTATTTTGATTGTCCGCCTCTGAGTTGTAGTAGCCTTTTTGGCTAAATAATCTGCCAGTTGATTAGCCTTTCTAAAAAATGTGGTTGCAAGAGAAGCTCTAAAGATAACTGCTTTGATGTTCCGAACAGTTGGCTGCAATGAGATAGTCTCCCCATTAATCCAAGCAAAAGCTGTAGGAGAATCACATTCCAAAACAATCCTTTCTGTTTGAAAATGTTGAATAGCTGCTTTCAATCCGAGCCATGCTGCCATTATCTCCGCAACAGGAATAGAACTAGCTTGAAGTTGGCAAGAACCAGCTAGAAGAATTCTTCCTAAATTGTCATGATTAACAAATCCTGCACCCGCACGGTTTTGATTGAAAGAACTAGCAAAGTTAATTTTAATGAAACTTGATTATGGAGGTTGCCAATGAACAAGGATTTGTTAACAAGATTCCGCAAAGTTAATTCTGGTTCCTTCCAACTTTCTATTACCCATAGAGCTGTACCATGGACTACCCCTTCGGTATGCAGTAGTAAGAATCTCCATAGGCCCGCTATCCTGGTCTCGAAACAAGAACTCATTCCTACTCTTTCACACAATCTACAAGAGATAGGCTAAATAAGACTGCCACCATTAATTCTCTTCAAAGTCCGCTTTGGATAGAATGAAGCGAAGAACTTGGTCAACAGAGAAAGCGAGGTCTTCCAAGCTACTAAAAGGTCATTCAAACACGTATAATTTTAGTGCATTGGTTGGAAGAAGATGTGAGCTTCGGGCCATGTTCATGTTCATGTTCGGGCGTGGATTGGGTGATGCCAAAGAGAGATTCAGACCCAAGCCCAGTCCATTGTCGGCAATTTTTCAGGGCCAAGTCTGGGCAGCGGAATAACTTTTATCATATGACGTGTGACATATGAAAAAATGCTGAGAACTTATAATCAATTAATATTAAAGAGAGATTTCAATAGGCATGAAATTatggaagaaaaatattttacatgCACCAGCGAGTATACCCAGCACAGACCTATTGTGGGTTTTTGATGGACCATGGagagcaaaataaatattagaacTCCAAATAAATATCCAGGGCTGCAAACAACTTGAGCTGCTCATGAGGAGCTTGAGGTTGGCTCTACTCTAGCCCAAGCCTGCACTTAGCTAATAAGCGAGTTTAGCTTGAATAGTTTGAAGAGCTAAACAAGCCGAGTGCACCATCTAAGTGCATACGAAGCCGAGCTCAAGCAATCTAAGTGCATACGAAGCCGAGCTCAAGCAGCCTAATACCCTGGCTTGCTGGGAAATGTCTCACTATGGGAGCGAGCTCTGGCTTGTCTCAACCCTAAAGTTTTTGCTTTTTCCCTTAAAAaagttccttttttcttttttttttcccctcttgttGCCATGTCAACCCTTCGGTTACTTCTCATCTAATCGAAGTTGAAGATAAAAACCAGATGCAGCCAGCCAGTTTCTTCAGCAGATTGGAATTTGTTCAATGATTGCGAACATTTTATTCAACACGGAAAAATTTACCAGGTCCAAACATAGCTAAGATTGACTGACTAAGCCGTAGATTTGGTGCCAAACTTTGGTGGGACAACATGGCCAGTTAATCGAGTCCACAAGTTCGGCAAGATATCAGGATATCTGAAAAGTGATGACCCCGGGCATGCCTCAAATCGACATAGTTCTAAAGCAAGGCCATCCTTAGGAgcagattttcttctttttttttaatattaggaGAGGCTAGCCCCTATTTATCTGTCCTTATCTCCATCCCATCTCTTGAGAGTGACTCCAGCTAAAATTAGCTCCACAACAAGCAAGAGGTGGTGCCGAACCAAAAGTACCAATTTCATGACTGCACTGTGGGCGCATGTTTTAGTTTTAGTTAAGAGGGGGCATGTGTTAAGTTGAAAGAAATTGCTTTCCAAGCATTATCTAATATCATTTCATAAGTT carries:
- the LOC103717973 gene encoding F-box protein At3g07870-like, whose translation is MVISGSCKLVGTCNGLLCFTSSDQEESIYVCNPITRELIALPKPTRIAPPESSMLIYGFGFDYLTKKYKVVWVFYPTNSRFRNSRFCVTAEVYTLAATSSWKAVQGFNHPPYGHPVFANGSVHWLVHPLLSHKYERIISFEIGKDEFNVTPHPKYSSNISIGELGGCLSVVPDIEYNHVKVWMLKDDS
- the LOC103717974 gene encoding uncharacterized protein LOC103717974 isoform X2 → MFLVRSLASYCRHNAHLLHHHRSYSHDPTHLSRLRRMGIVDQRRNCSGDQHARPKSKTARWALGSLLALILPFWQNKWMTLLRLEGEVEMVADVVENAAEIVEKVATVTEKVSSEVADRLPYDGKLKNAALQVEHAAKEAAEEAHLAKDIIHKVDELKHEVEMLLEPITETEKLADRESHGK
- the LOC103717974 gene encoding uncharacterized protein LOC103717974 isoform X1, with translation MFLVRSLASYCRHNAHLLHHHRSYSHDPTHLSRLRRMGIVDQRRNCSGDQHARPKSKTEISIENVAQKTFRASTAPRSPFSWARWALGSLLALILPFWQNKWMTLLRLEGEVEMVADVVENAAEIVEKVATVTEKVSSEVADRLPYDGKLKNAALQVEHAAKEAAEEAHLAKDIIHKVDELKHEVEMLLEPITETEKLADRESHGK